A genomic stretch from Clavelina lepadiformis chromosome 5, kaClaLepa1.1, whole genome shotgun sequence includes:
- the LOC143461241 gene encoding flavin-containing monooxygenase 5-like, which translates to MVIGAGFTGPDIACDCAKAAKNVFLSTRNGIWLAPRVSAMGLPFDLILNRLDLLKERWLPSWWTNKNWANLMESRVNHEACGIKSKYPYMNMLRTITVSDELPLKIYSGQVKTRPEIKKIAGNTVTYVDGREDFVDTVFIATGYTPYYSFINEEILPSELGEARLYKWMFPFQLQHPSTLSFVGILGPAVGGISPNAEMQARYVARVLSGKKKLPSKEKMQKTWTETREELLRSTGGKFIFRTNLFHYQEDLAQDLGLVPSFFKLLLTDPKLAYVYYFGPVVPYHYRLVGDHCWYKARERSLNIMDEALSGMH; encoded by the exons ATGGTTATTGGAGCTGGATTCACGGGACCTGACATCGCTTGTGACTGTGCAAAAGCTGCCAAAAATGTCTTCCTATCTACAAGAAACGGTATATGGCTTGCTCCACGGGTATCAGCG ATGGGCCTACcgtttgatttaattttgaatCGTTTGGATTTGCTAAAGGAAAGATGGCTTCCTAGTTGGTGGACCAATAAAAATTGGGCAAATTTGATGGAGTCACGTGTAAATCATGAAGCTTGTGGCATAAAATCGAA GTATCCTTACATGAACATGCTCAGAACTATCACTGTATCAGATGAACTGCCATTAAAAATCTACAGCGGACAAGTTAAAACTAGacctgaaattaaaaaaatagcgGGAAATACGGTGACCTATGTCGATGGCAGAGAGGATTTTGTAGATACTGTTTTTATTGCCACAGGATATACCCCATATTATTCGTTTATAAACGAAGAGATTTTGCCG AGTGAACTCGGCGAAGCCCGTTTGTACAAGTGGATGTTTCCATTTCAGCTTCAGCATCCGTCTACTCTATCGTTTGTTGGTATCCTAGGTCCAGCAGTTGGTGGTATTTCCCCCAATGCAGAAATGCAG GCTAGATACGTTGCAAGAGTTTTGAGTGGAAAGAAAAAGCTACCGTccaaagaaaaaatgcaaaagacATGGACAGAGACTAGAGAGGAATTGCTGCGAAGTACTGGAGGAAAGTTTATATTTCGG acaaaccttttccaCTATCAGGAAGATTTGGCTCAAGATCTTGGTTTAGTTCCATCTTTCTTCAAGCTGCTACTCACTGACCCAAAGCTGGCTTACGTGTATTACTTTGGTCCAGTTGTACCATATCACTACAGGCTGGTTGGAGATCACTGCTGGTATAAAGCTAGAGAGCGGTCTCTTAACATAATGGATGAGGCTTTATCTGGGATGCATTGA
- the LOC143461237 gene encoding dimethylaniline monooxygenase [N-oxide-forming] 2-like: MGDKSKKVCVIGAGISGLAAIKACLEEGLTPTCYEKLDFVGGMWNDHNKEKHDNSPTTYASLVTNISRVNLGFSDFPAPKGWPPYINRYQVGEYAEMYADHFGLKECIRFKTEIVSVTPAKSYSKTGSWLVKVKDLNNDEISFSEFDAVIVACGQYNKKIKSSVPGLDKDFAGSVFHGGDYRGPEKFKDKSVLVIGAGYTGSDIACESTRTAKNVFLCARNGTWIVPRVSVMGTPFDLIFNRLGLLMERWLPSWWTNWTFENIVGSRVDHEACGIKSRYPYMNMLRSTTISDELPLKIYSGQVKIRRAIKQITGNTVTYVDGREDFVDTVVLATGYTPYYPFLSEEIFPSELGEARLYKWIFPFKLQQPSTLSFVGIGANAAGGITPVVEMQARYVARVLSGKKELPSKEEMQKTWTETREELLQSTGGKFEFRTNLFHYQEDLAQDLGLVPSFLKLLLTDPKLAYMYYLGPVVPYHYRLVGDHSWDKARERSLNIMDEALSGMR, from the exons ATGGGAGATAAGAGCAAGAAAGTCTGTGTAATAGGAGCTGGAATAAGTGGTCTGGCAGCCATTAAAGCTTGTTTGGAAGAAGGTTTGACACCAACTTGCTACGAAAAGTTAGATTTTGTTG GCGGTATGTGGAACGATCATAACAAGGAAAAGCATGACAACAGTCCAACAACTTATGCATCACTTGTTACAAACATTAGCAGAGTTAATCTCGGATTTTCCGATTTTCCAGCACCAAAA GGATGGCCACCCTATATTAATAGGTACCAAGTTGGCGAATATGCTGAAATGTATGCAGACCATTTTGGCTTGAAGGAGTGCATCagatttaaaacagaaattgttaGTGTGACTCCGGCTAAGTCTTATAGTAAAACAG GTTCCTGGCTGGTGAAGGTCAAAGATCTGAACAATGACGAAATAAGTTTCAGCGAATTCGATGCTGTGATTGTTGCATGTGGTCAATATAACAAAAAGATAAAGTCTTCTGTTCCTGGATTAGACAAAGATTTTGCTGGAAGCGTGTTTCATGGCGGCGATTACAGAGGACCCGAAAAGTTTAAAG ATAAATCGGTTTTAGTCATTGGAGCTGGATACACCGGCTCTGACATTGCTTGCGAAAGCACAAGGAccgcaaaaaatgtttttctgtgTGCAAGAAATGGAACATGGATTGTGCCTCGGGTTTCAGTG atggGCACACcatttgatttgatttttaatCGTTTGGGTTTGCTGATGGAAAGATGGCTTCCTAGTTGGTGGACCAACTGGACATTTGAAAATATCGTTGGGTCAAGGGTGGATCATGAAGCTTGTGGCATAAAATCAAG ATATCCTTACATGAACATGCTAAGATCCACCACTATATCGGATGAATTGCCATTAAAAATCTACAGCGGTCAAGTTAAAATTAGACGTGCAATTAAACAAATTACAGGAAATACTGTGACTTATGTCGACGGCAGAGAAGATTTTGTTGATACCGTCGTTCTTGCTACAGGATATACCCCGTATTATCCCTTTTTAAGTGAAGAGATTTTTCCAA GTGAACTCGGCGAAGCCCGTTTGTACAAGTGGATTTTTCCTTTTAAGCTTCAGCAACCGTCAACTCTATCATTTGTTGGTATTGGAGCTAATGCTGCTGGTGGTATTACTCCCGTTGTAGAAATGCAG GCTAGATACGTTGCAAGAGTTTTGAGTGGAAAGAAAGAGCTACCGTCCAAAGAAGAAATGCAAAAGACATGGACAGAGACTAGAGAGGAATTGCTGCAAAGTACTGGAGGAAAGTTTGAATTTCGG acaaaccttttccaCTATCAGGAAGATTTGGCTCAAGATCTCGGTTTAGTTCCATCTTTCCTCAAGCTGCTACTTACTGACCCAAAGCTGGCATATATGTATTACCTGGGTCCAGTTGTACCATATCACTACAGGCTGGTTGGAGATCACTCCTGGGATAAAGCTAGAGAGCGGTCCCTTAACATAATGGATGAGGCTTTGTCAGGGATGCGTTGA
- the LOC143461236 gene encoding flavin-containing monooxygenase 5-like: MVDKSKKVCVIGAGISGLAAIKACLEEGLIPTCYEKLDFVGGLWNDHNKEKHDTSPTTYASLVTNISRVNLGFSDFSAPKGWPPYLNRYQVGEYLDMYADHFGLKECIRFKTEIVSVTPAKSYSKTGSWLVKVKDLNNDEISVREFDGVIVACGQYNKKIKSFVPGLDKDFAGNVFHGGDYRGPEKFKDKSVLVVGAGYTGSDIACESTRTAKNVFLCARNGTYIVPRVSVMGTPFDLIFNRLGLLKERWLPSWWSNKNVENLVGSRVDHEACGIKSKYPYMNMLRCITISDELPLKIYSGQVKIRPEIKEIRGNTVTYVDGRVDFVDTVVVATGYTPYYPFLSEEIFPSELGEARLYKWIFPFKLQHPSTLSFVGIQANAFGGVIPVSEMQARYVARVLSGKKALPSKEEMQKTWTETREELLQSTGGKYVFRANLFHYQEDLAQDLGLVPSFLKLLLTDLRLAYMYYLGPVVPYHYRLVGDHSWDKARERSLNIMDEALSGMR; encoded by the exons ATGGTAGACAAGAGCAAGAAAGTCTGTGTAATAGGAGCTGGAATAAGTGGTCTGGCAGCCATTAAAGCTTGTTTGGAAGAAGGTTTGATACCAACTTGCTATGAAAAGTTAGATTTTGTTG GTGGACTGTGGAACGATCATAACAAGGAAAAGCATGACACCAGTCCAACAACTTATGCATCACTTGTTACAAACATTAGCAGAGTTAATCTCGGATTTTCGGATTTTTCAGCACCAAAA GGATGGCCACCCTATCTTAATAGGTACCAAGTTGGCGAATATTTGGATATGTATGCAGACCATTTTGGCTTGAAGGAGTGCATCagatttaaaacagaaattgttaGTGTGACTCCGGCTAAGTCTTATAGTAAAACAG GATCATGGCTGGTGAAGGTCAAAGATCTGAACAATGACGAAATAAGTGTCAGAGAATTCGATGGTGTCATTGTTGCATGTGGTCAATATAACAAAAAGATAAAGTCTTTTGTTCCTGGATTAGACAAAGATTTTGCTGGCAACGTGTTTCATGGCGGCGATTATAGAGGACCCGAAAAGTTTAAag ATAAGTCGGTTTTAGTCGTTGGAGCTGGATACACCGGCTCTGACATTGCTTGCGAAAGCACAAGAAccgcaaaaaatgtttttctgtgTGCAAGGAATGGAACATATATTGTGCCTCGGGTATCAGTG ATGGGCACACCATTCGATTTGATTTTTAATCGTTTGGGTTTGCTAAAGGAACGATGGCTTCCTAGTTGGTGGTCCAACAAGAATGTTGAAAATCTCGTTGGGTCAAGGGTAGATCATGAAGCTTGTGGCATAAAATCAAA ATATCCTTACATGAACATGCTAAGATGCATCACTATATCGGATGAATTGCCATTAAAAATCTACAGCGGCCAAGTTAAAATTAGACCTGAAATTAAGGAAATTAGAGGAAATACTGTGACTTATGTCGACGGCAGAGTAGATTTTGTTGATACCGTCGTTGTTGCTACAGGATATACCCCGTATTATCCCTTTTTAAGTGAAGAGATTTTTCCAA GTGAACTCGGCGAAGCCCGTTTGTACAAGTGGATTTTTCCTTTTAAGCTTCAGCATCCGTCAACTCTATCATTTGTTGGTATTCAAGCTAACGCTTTTGGTGGTGTTATTCCTGTTTCAGAAATGCAG GCTAGATACGTTGCAAGAGTTTTGAGTGGAAAGAAAGCGCTACCGTCCAAAGAAGAAATGCAAAAGACATGGACAGAAACCAGAGAGGAATTGCTGCAAAGTACTGGAGGAAAATATGTATTTCGG gcaaaccttttccACTATCAGGAAGATTTGGCTCAAGATCTCGGTTTAGTTCCATCTTTCCTCAAGCTGCTACTCACTGACCTAAGGCTGGCTTACATGTATTACCTGGGTCCAGTTGTACCATATCACTACAGGCTGGTTGGAGATCACTCCTGGGATAAAGCTAGAGAGCGGTCCCTTAACATAATGGATGAGGCTTTGTCAGGGATGCGTTGA
- the LOC143461004 gene encoding uncharacterized protein LOC143461004, whose amino-acid sequence MSSSRRSCRNDPDKFCYICGEYIFKDQRKAITDFVRKVYLSYFKVKLGDQDKPWAPHIVCKACVESLRKWTKDLKGFNRRKKNTWNYPNLESARRPVPQLEEVPVPKFSDLPDTSLENDEFHEKVESSASDSSGSVFESRPLILEPFKQEELSDLIRDLNLSKEAAEILASRLKDKNCLGTGASITFYRTREKELRPYFSQQDDLVYCKDIEGLLLKMGVPQYRPQEWRLFIDSSKRSLKCVLLHNGNSYASLPIGHSTKLKEEYNNIKTVLQKLDYDSHQWLICVDLKMVNFLLGQQSGYTKYPCFICLWHSRARTDHWVKKGWPPRDSMRVGEGNIINEPLVARKKIIIPPLHIKLGLMKQFVKALPATGDCFNYIC is encoded by the exons ATGAGTTCATCACGAAGAAGCTGTCGCAATGATCCTGACAAGTTTTGTTATATCTGTGGGGAATATATCTTCAAAGACCAAAGGAAAGCTATCACCGATTTTGTGAGGAAGGTGTATCTTTCGTATTTTAAAGTGAAGCTTGGTGACCAAGACAAGCCATGGGCACCTCATATTGTCTGCAAAGCATGTGTAGAAAGCTTGAGAAAGTGGACTAAAG ACCTAAAGGGGTTTAATCGTCGTAAGAAGAATACTTGGAATTACCCAAATTTAGAATCTGCTCGGCGACCTGTGCCTCAATTGGAGGAAGTACCTGTGCCTAAATTTAGTGATTTACCTGACACATCCTTGGAAAATGATGAGTTTCATGAAAAGGTAGAAAGCTCTGCAAGTGACAGCAGTGGAAGTGTGTTCGAAAGCCGTCCATTAATTCTAGAGCCATTCAAGCAGGAGGAGCTGAGCGATCTTATCAGGGATCTCAACTTATCCAAAGAAGCAGCAGAAATTTTGGCATCCCGactcaaagacaaaaactgCCTTGGAACCGGAGCTTCAATAACATTCTACCGTACAAGAGAGAAAGAATTACGTCCGTATTTTAGCCAACAAGATGATCTTGTTTACTGCAAAGACATCGAAGGGCTTCTGCTGAAAATGGGAGTGCCACAATATAGACCTCAAGAGTGGCGCTTATTCATAGACAGTTCGAAAaggagtttgaaatgtgtattGCTACATAATGGTAACAGTTATGCATCTCTCCCAATTGGCCActcaacaaaactaaaagaagagtacaacaacattaaaacgGTATTACAGAAACTGGATTATGACTCTCACCAATGGTTAATCTGTGTAGACTTGAAgatggtaaattttttgcttggccAGCAAAGCGGCTATACAAAATACCCATGTTTTATCTGCTTGTGGCATAGCCGAGCGCGCACTGATCACTGGGTGAAGAAAGGGTGGCCACCTAGAGATTCCATGAGAGTAGGTGAAGGTAACATCATAAATGAACCTTTAGTTGCTAGAAAGAAGATCATCATTCCACCTCTGCACATAAAACTTGGTTTGATGAAGCAATTTGTGAAAGCCTTGCCTGCAACTGGGGATTGCttcaactatatttgctgA